The Candidatus Margulisiibacteriota bacterium genome has a window encoding:
- a CDS encoding peptide chain release factor-like protein, with product MSENVVSSLKEEQLKERMESLGILEKDIIEKFILGSGKGGQKINKTASCVYLKHLLSGIEIKSQGDRSRALNRFFARRQLCDRVEELLLGKESERIQTFEKIKRQKRRRSRRSKQNILDNKHKISEKKQNRKNISSSHE from the coding sequence ATGTCTGAAAATGTAGTAAGCTCCTTAAAAGAGGAGCAACTTAAGGAGAGAATGGAATCTTTGGGTATCTTAGAGAAAGATATTATTGAAAAATTCATTCTTGGGTCGGGAAAAGGTGGACAGAAAATTAACAAAACCGCCTCATGTGTCTATTTGAAGCATTTATTATCCGGTATAGAAATTAAATCGCAAGGTGATAGATCTCGTGCTTTAAATCGATTTTTTGCAAGAAGACAGCTTTGCGATAGAGTAGAGGAGTTGCTGCTTGGAAAAGAAAGTGAGCGAATACAAACATTCGAAAAAATTAAGCGGCAGAAGCGCCGGCGTTCCAGGAGGTCCAAACAGAATATTCTCGATAATAAACATAAAATATCCGAGAAAAAGCAGAACCGTAAAAATATTAGCTCTTCACATGAATAA
- a CDS encoding 1-acyl-sn-glycerol-3-phosphate acyltransferase has translation MIRAIYFFIYFWWYLLLTFPSLIMVVIFARKNNIIEKDKIINRVTKHWAKSMIGVTGSTVRVTGEENVPLEGAVLFVSNHQGNFDIPIMVGFIDKPKAFISKLELKKIPIFSIWMKHLGCIFLDRKNARQSLGAIDQGAELLKKGYSYVVFPEGTRSKDGTLGMFKPGSFKLAIKSGVPIVPVTIKGSRNMMKKNSFIIRPAFVDVIISPPIHVQGVEPNELTQKVRAVIENNLR, from the coding sequence ATGATAAGGGCTATTTATTTCTTTATTTATTTCTGGTGGTATCTGTTATTAACGTTTCCATCGTTAATAATGGTTGTTATTTTTGCCAGGAAAAATAATATTATTGAGAAAGATAAAATAATTAACAGGGTAACCAAGCATTGGGCGAAAAGCATGATAGGTGTAACGGGTTCAACCGTTAGAGTTACTGGAGAGGAAAATGTTCCTCTTGAAGGAGCCGTACTTTTCGTAAGCAACCATCAGGGAAATTTTGATATTCCCATTATGGTTGGGTTTATTGATAAGCCGAAAGCGTTTATTTCCAAACTAGAATTAAAGAAGATTCCGATATTCAGTATCTGGATGAAGCACCTGGGATGTATCTTTCTTGATCGGAAGAATGCGCGTCAGTCGCTCGGTGCTATTGATCAGGGGGCTGAATTATTAAAAAAAGGCTACTCATATGTCGTATTTCCAGAGGGCACTAGAAGTAAGGATGGGACCTTGGGAATGTTTAAGCCAGGTAGCTTTAAATTGGCAATTAAATCAGGAGTTCCAATAGTTCCTGTTACAATAAAAGGGTCCCGCAATATGATGAAAAAAAATAGCTTCATTATTAGACCTGCTTTTGTCGATGTTATTATTTCACCTCCTATACATGTTCAAGGTGTCGAGCCCAATGAGCTGACTCAAAAAGTTAGAGCTGTTATTGAGAATAACTTAAGGTAG
- a CDS encoding histidine kinase, which yields MDNSNSQIALHMPKGEKFLTVARLAASGIASKMNFPQDEIEDIKMALTEACNNTLPSFNECKNNICINFLMQSDKLEITIEDKSQILEKEDYEKKNALGISFIKSLMDEMEYITDKKLGTTIKMSKYKDG from the coding sequence ATGGATAACTCAAACTCACAAATCGCGCTTCATATGCCAAAAGGAGAAAAGTTTCTCACTGTTGCTCGATTAGCTGCCTCGGGCATAGCCTCAAAAATGAATTTCCCCCAAGATGAAATAGAAGATATAAAAATGGCCTTAACCGAAGCATGCAACAATACATTACCTTCTTTTAACGAATGCAAAAATAACATATGTATTAATTTCTTAATGCAATCTGATAAACTAGAGATTACAATCGAAGACAAAAGCCAGATTCTTGAAAAAGAGGACTATGAAAAGAAAAATGCGCTGGGAATATCCTTTATAAAAAGCCTGATGGATGAAATGGAATATATTACGGATAAAAAACTAGGGACAACAATAAAGATGTCAAAATATAAGGATGGTTGA
- a CDS encoding tRNA (N(6)-L-threonylcarbamoyladenosine(37)-C(2))-methylthiotransferase MtaB produces MINFSIKTLGCKVNQYESEKMESGLKEAGFTMSRSWLNLNIIIINTCAVTHIAERKSRQFIRKAAKLNPTATIFITGCATKTDSTRLQEILGVNVIYFDKEMVVNHIRDLFKPSLKATLPVQYHIPIEEDTTEQPDHCRSYLMIQDGCENFCSYCIIPHIRGRNKPKAFHEIKKEILALNNKGCKEIVLTGINLGMYKDEDYSLTNVCSHIFYSCPETRIRLSSIEPNLIPDHLVDLMANEKRFCKHLHIPLQSGSDTILRKMNRKYSTSEYLNLITRIRARIPDISITTDLIIGFPTESEKEFYETLTFIKRCQFSKIHIFPYSRRIGTPAAELQQSITQTELQKRLNLVSFTEKEMRLHHLSQFVNTCQEILLEQEKDGFFWGYTSNYLRVCLPNNSYSSNTFVNVLINRLEEGFLHSLPL; encoded by the coding sequence ATGATTAATTTCTCAATTAAAACTCTTGGTTGTAAAGTAAACCAATATGAATCAGAAAAAATGGAATCGGGCTTGAAAGAGGCAGGATTCACGATGTCCCGTTCTTGGCTGAACTTGAATATTATCATTATCAATACCTGTGCAGTCACACATATTGCAGAACGAAAATCACGCCAGTTTATCAGAAAGGCGGCAAAATTAAATCCTACTGCTACAATTTTTATAACTGGTTGCGCAACTAAAACCGATAGCACCCGCCTTCAAGAAATTCTTGGAGTCAATGTTATCTATTTTGATAAAGAAATGGTGGTTAATCATATAAGAGATTTGTTTAAACCAAGTCTGAAGGCCACCCTTCCAGTTCAATATCACATTCCCATCGAAGAAGACACAACAGAACAACCAGATCATTGCAGATCGTATTTAATGATCCAGGATGGCTGTGAAAACTTCTGTTCATATTGCATCATTCCTCATATACGAGGAAGAAACAAACCTAAAGCGTTCCATGAGATTAAGAAAGAAATACTGGCCCTCAATAACAAAGGATGTAAGGAAATCGTCTTAACCGGGATCAATCTTGGGATGTACAAGGATGAAGATTACTCTTTAACTAACGTCTGCAGCCATATTTTTTATTCGTGCCCGGAGACACGGATCAGATTAAGTTCAATAGAACCGAACCTTATTCCCGACCATCTCGTAGATCTGATGGCGAACGAAAAAAGATTCTGTAAGCACCTCCATATTCCGCTACAATCCGGCAGCGATACTATTTTACGAAAGATGAATAGGAAATATTCAACCAGCGAGTATCTTAATCTTATTACCCGCATACGGGCACGTATTCCGGATATTTCAATAACTACAGATCTAATTATAGGGTTTCCTACTGAAAGTGAAAAAGAATTCTACGAGACCCTAACGTTTATTAAACGTTGCCAATTCTCAAAAATCCACATTTTCCCGTATTCCAGACGAATCGGGACACCAGCGGCTGAGCTTCAACAAAGTATTACCCAGACTGAGCTTCAAAAAAGACTGAACCTGGTGTCGTTTACAGAAAAAGAAATGAGATTGCATCACTTATCACAGTTTGTTAACACCTGCCAGGAAATTCTCCTTGAACAGGAAAAAGATGGATTTTTCTGGGGATACACATCAAATTATTTGCGAGTCTGCTTACCAAACAACAGTTATTCTTCAAATACCTTTGTTAATGTGCTAATTAATCGATTAGAAGAAGGTTTTCTGCATTCCCTCCCGCTATAA
- a CDS encoding 16S rRNA methyltransferase, with product MKRVFIKSDSLYTENTLIFKEDNLHYLKNVLRVRENERIQAVDSSKHITYEATISHISKAIVKAEIISSVQADIQDQITISIIQGIPKSQKMDYIIQKCTEIGADQFYPLASKRCIPDISLKKDKKIARWQKISSEAAKQSRRITVPDIHEPVAIGNLQNIFAHHDINIILWEEENAMTLKQALKQKTPKSISLTIGPEGGFEQEEIVKMVDYGGIPVTIGNTILRTETAPIAVCAMLTYEYRL from the coding sequence ATGAAACGCGTATTTATCAAAAGCGACAGCCTATACACTGAGAATACTCTTATCTTCAAAGAGGATAACTTACACTATCTAAAAAACGTTCTGCGAGTCCGTGAAAACGAGAGGATACAAGCAGTTGATAGCAGTAAGCACATTACCTACGAAGCTACTATCTCACATATATCCAAAGCTATTGTAAAAGCAGAAATTATAAGCAGTGTGCAAGCAGACATTCAGGACCAGATTACAATCTCGATTATCCAAGGCATCCCAAAAAGTCAAAAAATGGACTATATTATACAAAAGTGCACGGAAATCGGCGCCGATCAATTCTATCCCCTGGCTTCCAAGCGATGTATCCCGGACATTTCTTTAAAAAAAGACAAAAAAATTGCGCGCTGGCAAAAAATAAGTTCTGAGGCAGCAAAACAATCGAGACGGATTACTGTTCCAGACATTCATGAACCGGTTGCTATCGGAAACCTCCAGAATATATTTGCACATCATGATATTAATATTATTCTCTGGGAAGAAGAGAACGCAATGACCCTGAAGCAAGCACTAAAACAGAAAACACCGAAATCGATATCTTTGACCATAGGTCCCGAAGGTGGATTCGAGCAAGAAGAGATTGTCAAAATGGTAGACTATGGTGGTATTCCTGTAACAATTGGAAATACAATACTAAGAACTGAAACTGCCCCTATCGCAGTTTGTGCGATGCTAACCTATGAATATCGATTATAA
- a CDS encoding cell division protein FtsH codes for MIPVNNDKKGWKSFFLYIVIFLAIISLLTPFWSENQKVKDISFSEFANDVDTGKVQSVVIDRSSLKLNGKFKDGTLFKTNIIDYPGFVSSLREKGVEIKVKSQESNMLVGFLIQLLPFIFIIGLWFFIFRQAQGANNQALSFGKSRARPWDSKVKQQITFKDIGGADEAVEELHEIVEFLKAPQKFQALGAKIPKGVLLMGAPGTGKTLLARAVAGEADVAFFSLSGSDFVEMFVGVGASRVRDLFKQAKKSQPSIIFVDEIDAVGRQRGAGLGGGHDEREQTLNQLLVEMDGFETNTSVIIMAATNRPDILDPALLRPGRFDRQIVVDRPDIKGRKDILAIHTKDKKFGPDINIDVIAQRTPGFTGADLANIVNEATLLTARKDKTEIGMSEVEDAIDRIIAGPQKKNRVMSDREKEMVAYHEVGHALVAKLLPGTDPVHKISILPRGMALGYTLQLPEADKYLVPRKDLLDQIMILLGGRVAENLQYGDITSGSSNDIKKATEIAHRIVCEYGMSDKLGPRTFGKGHEQVFLGRDIGDRTKDYGEDTANTIDEEIKIIFDTCYQKAQSLLKENKLVLEAIAKKLIEIETIERDAFINIFEELKAPLKA; via the coding sequence ATGATACCTGTTAATAATGATAAAAAAGGCTGGAAATCATTTTTCCTCTATATAGTTATATTTCTAGCTATTATTTCACTTCTTACTCCTTTCTGGAGTGAAAACCAAAAAGTGAAAGACATTTCATTTAGTGAATTCGCAAATGATGTCGATACCGGCAAAGTACAGAGTGTTGTTATTGACAGGTCATCCCTTAAGCTTAATGGAAAGTTTAAGGATGGCACGCTTTTCAAAACCAACATCATAGACTATCCGGGATTTGTTAGTTCTTTGCGAGAAAAAGGAGTCGAGATAAAAGTTAAATCTCAGGAATCTAATATGCTGGTAGGGTTTCTTATACAGTTACTACCTTTTATATTCATTATCGGTTTATGGTTTTTTATATTTCGACAAGCACAAGGCGCTAACAATCAAGCACTTTCTTTTGGAAAAAGCAGAGCTCGTCCCTGGGACTCAAAAGTAAAACAACAAATCACATTCAAAGATATCGGTGGTGCCGATGAAGCAGTCGAAGAGCTGCATGAGATTGTTGAGTTCTTAAAAGCACCACAGAAATTCCAGGCACTAGGCGCAAAAATACCTAAAGGCGTATTACTGATGGGCGCACCTGGCACAGGAAAGACTTTGCTTGCCAGAGCTGTCGCAGGAGAAGCTGACGTAGCTTTCTTCAGTCTCAGCGGTTCTGATTTTGTTGAAATGTTCGTCGGTGTCGGAGCAAGCAGGGTAAGAGACCTTTTTAAGCAAGCAAAAAAAAGCCAGCCGAGTATTATCTTCGTTGATGAAATTGATGCGGTAGGACGACAAAGAGGTGCTGGCCTGGGTGGAGGTCACGATGAACGAGAACAGACACTCAACCAACTACTGGTAGAAATGGATGGTTTTGAGACAAATACCAGTGTTATCATCATGGCAGCTACAAATAGACCAGATATTCTTGATCCGGCGCTACTTAGACCAGGAAGATTCGACCGACAGATAGTCGTTGACCGACCGGACATTAAAGGAAGAAAAGACATCCTGGCAATCCATACCAAAGATAAAAAGTTCGGGCCGGACATTAATATTGATGTTATCGCCCAAAGGACTCCAGGATTCACTGGAGCTGACCTGGCAAATATTGTTAATGAGGCAACGCTACTTACTGCGCGTAAAGACAAAACAGAAATAGGCATGTCCGAAGTGGAAGACGCTATTGACAGAATTATTGCCGGTCCACAGAAAAAAAACCGTGTCATGTCAGATAGAGAAAAAGAGATGGTAGCCTACCATGAGGTAGGACATGCGCTGGTAGCAAAACTCTTACCAGGCACGGACCCAGTCCATAAAATATCTATATTGCCACGAGGAATGGCGTTAGGCTACACACTCCAACTGCCTGAAGCAGATAAATATCTTGTTCCGAGAAAAGATCTCCTCGACCAAATAATGATCTTACTAGGCGGTAGGGTTGCCGAAAATTTACAATACGGGGATATTACCTCCGGATCAAGCAACGATATCAAAAAAGCGACAGAAATTGCTCATAGAATTGTTTGCGAGTACGGAATGAGCGACAAACTTGGGCCAAGAACATTCGGAAAAGGCCATGAACAGGTATTCCTCGGCAGGGATATCGGGGACAGAACCAAAGATTATGGAGAAGATACCGCAAATACCATTGATGAAGAAATCAAAATAATATTTGATACTTGTTACCAAAAAGCACAGAGCCTGCTAAAAGAGAATAAACTAGTCCTTGAAGCTATAGCTAAAAAACTGATAGAAATTGAGACTATAGAGAGAGATGCTTTTATTAATATTTTTGAAGAGTTGAAAGCTCCCCTAAAAGCTTAA
- a CDS encoding bifunctional pyr operon transcriptional regulator/uracil phosphoribosyltransferase PyrR produces the protein MQSKAGAKVILTKRNVNNVINRLAHEIIESIPDYQNVAFIGIVSGGIPIAEKTAAAIKRFEGISIPIGQLDVSFYRDDLQIKKEQVAVRETSIPCDLHQKDVILFDNVICSGRTIRAAMDALLDWGRPKSIKLAVLIDREHREFPIQANFVGKKIATERNDLVVTNFEESENVVILIENQKK, from the coding sequence ATGCAATCGAAAGCTGGAGCAAAAGTTATACTTACAAAAAGAAACGTTAATAACGTAATTAATAGGCTTGCTCATGAAATTATCGAATCAATACCGGATTATCAAAATGTAGCTTTTATAGGAATAGTAAGCGGAGGAATACCAATCGCTGAAAAAACAGCCGCTGCAATAAAACGATTCGAAGGAATATCAATCCCTATCGGACAACTCGATGTATCATTTTACCGAGACGATCTCCAGATAAAAAAAGAGCAGGTTGCAGTAAGAGAAACTAGCATCCCTTGCGACTTACATCAAAAGGATGTAATATTATTCGACAATGTTATTTGCTCTGGAAGAACAATCCGGGCAGCGATGGACGCACTACTCGATTGGGGAAGGCCGAAGTCCATTAAATTAGCAGTGCTTATTGATAGAGAACATAGGGAATTCCCTATACAAGCTAACTTTGTCGGCAAAAAAATCGCTACTGAAAGAAACGACCTTGTCGTCACTAACTTTGAGGAATCTGAAAATGTAGTAATACTCATTGAAAATCAAAAAAAATAA
- a CDS encoding imidazoleglycerol-phosphate dehydratase HisB → MRAATIERKTFETEIKLTINLDGSGTSQINTKIPFFDHMLTLFSKHGSFDLMVEANGDIDVDLHHTIEDIGICLGQALKQALGTKKGINRYGFFILPMDEAQCKTVIDISNRPYLKYSVLFPTEKTGNFDAQLVQEFFQALVVNGGLTLHIDVAHGENVHHIIEAIFKCFARALSHASSINPKSDEIPSTKGIL, encoded by the coding sequence ATGAGAGCAGCAACAATTGAACGAAAAACCTTTGAAACAGAAATAAAACTAACAATTAATCTGGATGGATCCGGGACTTCCCAAATAAATACTAAGATCCCATTCTTCGATCATATGCTCACACTTTTTTCCAAGCATGGAAGCTTTGATCTGATGGTTGAAGCAAATGGTGATATTGATGTTGATTTACACCACACGATTGAGGACATCGGAATATGCCTCGGACAAGCGTTGAAACAAGCCCTTGGCACAAAAAAAGGCATCAATCGATATGGATTTTTCATCCTGCCGATGGATGAAGCGCAATGCAAAACCGTTATTGATATAAGTAATCGTCCATATCTCAAATATTCCGTGTTATTTCCAACAGAAAAAACTGGGAATTTTGATGCGCAACTGGTTCAGGAATTCTTCCAGGCGTTAGTAGTTAATGGAGGGCTCACGCTCCATATCGATGTTGCACATGGAGAGAATGTCCATCATATTATCGAGGCGATTTTTAAATGTTTTGCCAGAGCACTATCACATGCGAGTTCAATTAATCCCAAAAGCGATGAAATCCCTTCAACTAAGGGCATACTATAA
- a CDS encoding Holliday junction branch migration DNA helicase RuvB: MIHINDREISPESLQNEQRVEKSLRPSSLDQYIGQDTIKDNLNIIIQSALTRKEPIDHLLFYGPPGLGKTTLSTIIAHEMKVNIKITSGPAIEKPGDIAAILTNLQQNDILFIDEIHRLNRSVEEILYPAMEDFQLDIIIGKGPSARSIRLDIPAFTLIGATTQAGRISSPLRDRFGSVNRLEFYTNEQLQTIVIQAASFLNVQITKEGATEIAKRSRGTPRIANRLLRRTRDWALVKSDGIIDKKIAIDALTALEIDDRGLDKTDKRFLLAIINNYQGGPVGIDTVAASIAEESITIEDVVEPYLMQLGFINRTARGRVVTKSAYDYLKIEPLRGQFGQQELL, encoded by the coding sequence ATGATACATATAAATGATAGGGAAATTTCTCCGGAATCGTTACAAAATGAACAAAGAGTTGAAAAAAGTCTTCGTCCGTCTTCTCTTGATCAATACATTGGACAGGACACAATTAAAGATAATTTAAATATCATTATCCAGTCAGCATTAACACGAAAAGAACCTATCGACCACCTACTGTTTTATGGCCCACCAGGGTTAGGAAAGACTACCTTATCAACAATCATTGCCCATGAAATGAAAGTGAATATAAAAATCACATCCGGACCAGCAATCGAAAAACCAGGAGATATTGCTGCGATACTCACCAACTTACAGCAAAACGATATTTTGTTTATTGACGAAATACATCGTCTTAACCGATCTGTCGAAGAGATTCTTTACCCTGCCATGGAAGACTTTCAGCTTGATATCATAATTGGAAAAGGACCTTCCGCGCGATCGATCCGGCTAGATATTCCGGCTTTCACGTTAATAGGAGCAACAACCCAGGCAGGTAGAATATCCTCACCGCTTAGAGACAGATTCGGTTCGGTTAACCGGCTCGAATTCTATACCAATGAACAACTGCAAACAATCGTCATCCAAGCAGCTTCCTTTCTCAATGTACAAATCACCAAAGAAGGTGCCACAGAAATAGCGAAAAGAAGTAGAGGGACCCCAAGAATAGCCAACCGTCTTCTACGAAGAACACGCGACTGGGCCCTGGTAAAATCAGACGGAATAATCGATAAAAAAATTGCTATCGATGCGCTCACTGCACTTGAAATAGATGATCGCGGCCTCGACAAAACCGACAAGCGATTCCTGCTAGCTATCATCAATAACTATCAAGGCGGTCCGGTAGGCATAGATACGGTAGCTGCTTCAATAGCGGAAGAATCTATAACTATCGAAGACGTCGTCGAACCCTATCTCATGCAACTCGGGTTTATTAACAGGACTGCAAGAGGAAGAGTTGTCACCAAGTCAGCTTATGATTATCTAAAAATCGAACCATTAAGAGGGCAATTTGGGCAACAGGAATTGCTCTAG
- a CDS encoding aminomethyl-transferring glycine dehydrogenase subunit GcvPB (acts in conjunction with GvcH to form H-protein-S-aminomethyldihydrolipoyllysine from glycine; forms a heterodimer with subunit 1 to form the P protein) produces MLSKLIFEHSQKGKSSNIIKTTKAPIKSLPKELVRQEPIGLPEIAEIDVVRHYTQLSTLNFGVDSGFYPLGSCTMKYNPKINEDMSALSEFANVHPLQDESTIQGILELLYNMQQHLNSIFGYDAFTLQPVAGAHGELTGLLIIKKYFESKSESFRNIILIPDSAHGTNPASATSVGYRTKSIPSGPRGGVDIEALKKVVSSTPNLAGLMLTNPNTLGLFDENIIEIAAIIHQAGGLLYYDGANANATLGITKPAELGFDVAHINLHKTFATPHGGGGPGSGPVGVTKELAPFLPGPMITKTANGYTFNNPAQSIGKVHSFYGNVGVVIKAYAYIVTLGSQGLREVSENAIINANYMMERLKPYYTIPFGFRTCKHEFVISMSKEKKEHGVRALDVAKRLIDYGFHPPTIYFPLIVSECLMIEPTETESRESLDTFCDAMIAISKEIRETPELLLEAPHNTPVKRLDEAKAVKEPKLTFASFCK; encoded by the coding sequence ATTTTGAGTAAACTAATTTTTGAACATAGCCAAAAGGGGAAATCATCAAATATTATAAAAACCACTAAGGCTCCAATAAAATCGTTACCAAAAGAGCTTGTCAGGCAGGAGCCTATAGGACTTCCGGAAATAGCAGAAATAGACGTTGTAAGACATTATACTCAATTATCAACGCTCAATTTTGGAGTTGATTCTGGGTTCTACCCATTAGGCTCTTGCACCATGAAGTACAATCCCAAAATTAACGAAGATATGTCAGCACTTTCTGAGTTTGCAAATGTACATCCGCTACAGGATGAGTCTACTATTCAGGGAATACTTGAACTTCTTTATAATATGCAGCAGCATCTAAACAGCATATTCGGCTACGATGCATTCACACTTCAGCCAGTGGCCGGTGCTCACGGAGAGCTTACCGGATTGCTTATCATAAAGAAATATTTCGAGTCCAAATCCGAAAGCTTCAGGAATATTATTCTTATACCAGACTCAGCACATGGCACCAACCCTGCAAGTGCCACCAGTGTTGGCTATAGAACAAAATCAATTCCTTCCGGCCCACGAGGCGGAGTCGATATCGAAGCATTGAAAAAAGTGGTCTCTTCCACCCCAAATCTTGCAGGTTTAATGCTTACGAATCCGAATACGCTTGGCCTTTTTGACGAAAACATTATCGAAATCGCTGCAATAATCCATCAAGCCGGCGGTTTGCTTTATTATGACGGCGCGAATGCAAACGCCACCCTGGGAATTACTAAACCAGCGGAACTTGGATTCGATGTTGCACATATTAATTTACATAAAACGTTCGCAACACCTCATGGCGGCGGCGGTCCAGGCTCCGGGCCGGTCGGCGTCACAAAAGAATTAGCACCGTTTCTACCAGGTCCTATGATAACGAAAACTGCCAACGGATATACCTTTAATAATCCTGCGCAATCTATTGGCAAAGTACATTCATTCTACGGTAACGTAGGCGTCGTGATTAAAGCCTATGCTTATATTGTTACACTAGGCAGTCAAGGACTCCGAGAAGTATCGGAAAACGCTATTATTAATGCAAACTATATGATGGAACGACTAAAACCATACTATACTATCCCGTTTGGTTTTCGAACGTGTAAACACGAATTTGTAATCAGTATGAGCAAAGAAAAAAAAGAACACGGAGTAAGAGCATTGGATGTTGCGAAACGACTCATCGATTATGGATTCCACCCGCCAACAATTTATTTCCCGCTCATTGTCTCTGAATGTCTGATGATCGAGCCAACAGAAACAGAAAGCCGCGAATCACTCGACACGTTTTGTGACGCGATGATAGCTATCTCAAAAGAAATCAGAGAGACTCCCGAGCTTCTTCTCGAAGCGCCTCATAACACTCCGGTAAAACGGCTGGACGAAGCAAAAGCGGTTAAAGAACCGAAACTAACCTTCGCTTCATTTTGTAAGTAA
- a CDS encoding aminomethyl-transferring glycine dehydrogenase subunit GcvPA: MKYSPITEIDKTIMFEEMKITGFSSLVEDISVKTEISHIPDLSEMEVKSHFQSLIQKNIIGSKTFLGAGAYNHYIPSVINHIAGRSEYYTAYTPYQPEISQGTLQAIFEFQSMICSLTGMDIANASMYDGATAVAEAAILACSSTNRSKIIVSETLHPEYIKVLETYLINRNISVEITNIHQNQFDENTAAVVNACPDFFGVIKDYRSVIDAIHSCKGLYIAVADPISLALLESPGKLNADIVVGEGQPLGIPISFGGPYLGFMAAKKEYLRLLPGRIIGATIDKEGKQAFVLTFQTREQHIRREKATSNICSNQALCALRATLYMALMGDKGMTSVAQRCLENNRYFKETISKIPGFHINENEITYKEFVLQTPVPAEEINKKLLADFGMIGGLPLSKYFPERNNEMLICTTEILTFDDINQFVSICKSFAA; the protein is encoded by the coding sequence ATGAAATACAGTCCAATAACTGAAATTGATAAAACAATAATGTTCGAGGAAATGAAAATTACCGGATTTTCTTCATTAGTCGAAGATATCTCAGTTAAAACAGAAATCTCACATATACCTGATTTAAGTGAGATGGAAGTGAAATCCCACTTCCAGTCATTGATACAAAAAAACATAATTGGGTCCAAAACGTTTCTTGGAGCGGGAGCTTATAATCATTATATACCCAGTGTTATTAACCACATTGCCGGGAGATCGGAATACTATACAGCGTATACTCCTTACCAGCCGGAGATTAGCCAAGGAACTCTACAAGCGATCTTTGAGTTCCAAAGCATGATTTGCTCGCTTACCGGAATGGATATTGCCAATGCCTCAATGTATGACGGAGCAACGGCGGTAGCTGAAGCTGCAATTCTTGCCTGCAGCTCAACAAACCGATCAAAAATAATCGTTTCGGAAACGTTACATCCGGAATACATTAAAGTACTGGAAACTTACCTTATAAATAGAAACATAAGCGTAGAGATAACCAACATTCATCAAAATCAGTTCGATGAAAACACTGCTGCGGTTGTTAATGCCTGCCCTGATTTCTTTGGAGTTATCAAAGATTATCGGTCGGTAATTGATGCTATCCACAGTTGTAAAGGACTGTATATTGCAGTTGCAGACCCGATATCACTTGCGTTGCTGGAATCCCCCGGGAAGCTCAATGCGGATATTGTTGTTGGAGAAGGTCAGCCACTTGGAATTCCCATAAGTTTCGGAGGACCATATCTCGGTTTCATGGCAGCAAAAAAAGAATATCTTCGACTTCTTCCCGGAAGAATCATCGGGGCAACTATTGATAAAGAAGGAAAACAAGCGTTTGTTCTGACCTTCCAAACCCGGGAACAACATATCAGAAGAGAGAAGGCCACGTCAAATATCTGTTCAAATCAGGCCTTGTGCGCATTAAGAGCTACACTCTACATGGCACTAATGGGAGATAAGGGCATGACATCGGTTGCGCAAAGATGTTTGGAAAATAACCGATATTTTAAAGAAACTATATCAAAAATACCAGGTTTTCACATTAACGAAAATGAAATTACTTATAAAGAATTTGTGTTACAAACCCCCGTTCCAGCAGAAGAGATCAACAAAAAACTTCTTGCTGATTTCGGAATGATCGGCGGACTACCCCTCTCTAAATATTTTCCTGAGAGAAATAATGAAATGCTTATCTGTACGACAGAGATACTTACTTTCGATGACATTAACCAGTTTGTTTCTATCTGTAAATCTTTCGCGGCTTAG